The Streptomyces sp. NBC_00454 DNA segment CGCTCGCCGTGCCCAACGCACCGAGGTGGCGCTCGGAGCCCTGCTGGGTGTGATGCTGATCGGGCTCTCGGTCCTGATCGGCCGCTTCCACCTCCAGCCGGTCGAGGGGGTCACCGTCCTCGCTCAGCTCGCGGACGCGTCTTTCGGCCACAACGCTGCTTTCTACGTGGTCCAGTTCGCCACCATGGTGCTCCTCGCGCTCGCCGCGAACACCTCCTTCGGCGGGCTGCCGGTGCTCATGAGCCTGCTGGCCCGCGACAACTTCCTGCCGCACGTCTTCGCCCTCAAGGCCGACCGCCAGGTGCACCGCCACGGTGTTGTCTGGCTGGCACTCGTCTCGGCGGCCCTGCTCGTCTTCTCCGGCGGCGACACCAACACCCTCGTCCCGCTCTTCGCGATCGGCGTCTTCGTCGGCTTCACCGTCTGCCAGATCGGCATGGTCCGGCACTGGCGCGGCGAGCGCCCCCGGGGCTGGCGGGCCAAAGCGGCTCTCAACGGCTTCGGCGCGCTGCTCACCGGGGTCTCGGCGGTGGTCGTGACCGCCACGAAGTTCACCGAGGGCGCCTGGCTGATCGTCCTCGCCCTGCCGCTCATCGTCCTCGCGTTCGAGAAGATCCACCGTGCCTACGCTCAGATCGGTGAACGCCTGGAGCTCGGCCGCATCCCGCAGGCGCCCCTGCGCTCCCGCTCGCTGGTCGTCGTACCGGTCTCCGGACTGTCCCAACTGACCTGCCAGGCCCTGACCGCCGCACGTTCGCTCGGCGACGAGGTCCTCGCCGTGACCGTGACCCACCCGGTTCCGGAGGACCAGCAGGCTGCGGAAGCCCTGAGACGGGACTGGGAGTTGTGGAAGCCCGGGGTCGAGTTGGTCGAGGTGCCCTCCAGCACCCGCTCGCTCGGCCGTCCGGTGTCGGCATACGTCCGCGAGCTGACGGAGACGCATCCGGGCACCCAGGTGACCGTCCTCATCCCGGAGACCGAACCCGCCCACCTGTGGCAGCGGATGCTCCAGAACCAGCGCGGATCCGTCGTCGCGCACGCGGTCCGCCGCGACACCGACGCCGTCATCTGCCGGCTGCGTTTCCGCATCACCGACGACGTGCGCTGACCTGCGTTGACGCACCTCTGACGGATGCTTGACGCATCTAGTGCGCCGCCGTCAAGACGGCGCCAATTCCTCCGCGTTGATGGGGGACAGCTCTACATCGGGCGGTAGTTTCCTGCTTGTTGCGCTGCCGGGGGGCCTCGATCACTCACATGACGGCCGAGGGGGTCCATGGAGTAGTCCCCCGGCGGCGACACCCCTCTCTCAAGCACCCCTGCCCGGCTCGCGGGCAGGGGTGTCTTGCCGAAGTCGAACTCACCAGAAGGTCCTTTCATGGCTCCCGCCACCGCGCAGCACGTTCCCCCGGGTCTCGGAACCCCTCCGCGGACCCCGGTCAACCGCCCGTCCCGGAAGCGTTCCGGCCAGGTGAACATGCTGGAGCCCGAGCTCCTCGCAGCCTCCGCGCGTGAGGCCGTCGGAAAGCTACACCCGCGTGAACTGGTGAAGAAGCCGGTGCTGTTCGTCGTCGCGGTGGGATCGGTCCTGACGACGCTCTCGGCGCTCGTCCACCCGTCCGTCTTCACCTGGGTGATCAGCGTCTGGCTGTGGCTGACGGTCCTGTTCGCCAACCTCGCCGAGGCCGTTGCAGAAGGCCGCGGCCGGGCTCAGGCCGAGTCGCTGCGCAAGGCGCGTACGGACACGGTCGCGCTCCGGCTGAACCACTGGACGTACGGGGCCAACCTGCGGCGCGCCGAGACCGAGGCGGTGACCCCGGCCGAGCTCCAGCCCTTTGACTTCGTCCTCGTCGAGGCCGGCGAGCTGATCCCGGCCGACGGGGACGTGGTCGACGGCGCCGCGATGGTGGACGAGTCGGCCGTCACCGGCGAATCGGCCCCCGTACTACGGGAGTCGGGCGGCGACCGGACCGGTGTCACGGGCGGCACGACCGTCCTGTCGGACTCGATCGTCGTACGGGTCACCTCGCGCCCCGGGAACAGCTTCATCGACCGGATGATCGCCCTGGTCGAGGGCGCCACCCGGCAGAAGACCCCGAACGAGATCGCGCTCAACATCCTGCTGGCCGCCCTGACCGTCATCTTCATCCTGATCGTGGTCACCATCCAGCCGATGGCCGCCTACGCGGGCGCCGCCCAGTCCACGACCGTCCTGGTCGCCCTCCTCGTCACCCTCATCCCCACCACCATTGGCGCCCTGCTCTCCGCGATCGGCATCGCCGGTATGGACCGCCTGGTCCAGCGGAACGTCATCGCGATGAGCGGCCGTGCAGTAGAGGCGGCCGGCGACATCAACACCCTGCTCCTCGACAAGACCGGCACGATCACCCTCGGCAACCGCGAGGCCGCGGCCTTCATCCCGCTGCCCGGCGTCGAGCACGTCAAGCTCGCGGACGCCGCCCAGTTGTCCTCCCTCGCCGACGAGACCCCCGAAGGCCGCTCCGTCGTGGCCCTGGCCCAGCAGTACGGGCTCCAGCCGGCTGTCGCCGAGGATCTGAGCAACCCGCGCTTCACCGAGTTCAGTGCCCGCACCCGAATGAGTGGCGTCAACCTGAGCTGGGACAACGGCGCCGGCTGCGCGATCCGCAAGGGTGCGGTGAAGCAGGTCTGCGACTGGGTGGTGGCACGCGGCGGGACCGTACCGTCCGAGGCCGCCGACTGGTCGGCCGCTGTCTCCGAGTCCGGCGGCACCCCTCTCCTGGTGGCGGTCCACGACTGGGACGGCCCGCGGGTCCTCGGCATCATCCACCTCAAGGACGTGGTCAAGGACGGGATCCGGGAGCGCTTCGCGGAGCTGCGCGCCATGGGGATCCGTACGGTCATGGTGACCGGCGACAACGAGCTGACGGCCCGCGCCATCGCCGCCGAGGCGGGAGTCGATGAATACCTCGCCGAAGCCACCCCCGAGGACAAGCTCGCGCTGATCAAGCGGGAGCAGGCGGGCGGCAAGCTCGTCGCGATGACGGGCGACGGCACGAACGACGCGCCCGCCCTAGCGCAGGCCGACGTGGGCGTGGCGATGAACACGGGCACCTCGGCCGCCAAGGAGGCCGGGAACATGGTGGACCTCGACTCCAACCCCACCAAGCTCATCGAAATCGTGGAGATCGGCAAACAACTCCTCATCACCCGAGGCGCCCTGACCACCTTCTCCATCACGAACGACGTGGCCAAGTACTTCGCGATCATCCCGGCCATGTTCACCGCGGCCTACCCGGGACTCGGCGCGCTCAACATCATGGGCCTGAGCAGCCCCACCTCAGCGATCACCTCGGCGATCATCTTCAACGCCCTGATCATCGTCGCCCTCATCCCGCTCGCCCTGCGCGGCGTCCGCTACCGCCCCGCCTCCGCGCACGACCTGCTGCGCCGCAACCTTGGCGTCTACGGCCTTGGCGGCCTGATCCTGCCGTTCGTCGGCATCAAGCTCATCGACCTGCTGGTGTCCACCGTCCCCGGCCTCGGCTGAGGGCCGTCCAAGACCTCGTTCACCACAGACCACAGACCAAGGCCGCACCAGGCCGGCCAGCGTTGATCCACACTCCGCTGGTTCCCCTGCGGGGGCGGCCCCCGTCCGGGCCGCCCCCGCGCCTCGTACGGAGCTGCTCTCGACCTTCGACGTGGGCGCGATGCGGCCGCTACGCCGCCGGTGGGTCTGTCCGTGTTAAGGACGCGTCAGGATTCGCTCAGCTGCGTGCATAAGTGATCAGCCTGCGTACGCTTGCTCCGCCGTCGATGTCGATGGCTGATTCTTTGCCGTACGACAGGAGCCCCCCACGATGGCCACCCCTGCCCGCTCCTCGCGCCTGCGCGCGTGGATGCTGGAAGGCCTGACCGCCGACACCAGTTCGCCCGCCGCCAAAGAGTCGGCTGCCCAGCCCCACGGCCGGCCATGGTGGCGGGTCATGTGTCTGACGGGTCTCGACTACTTCTCCACCCTCGGCTACCAGCCGGGTATCGCAGCGCTGGCCGCCGGACTGCTGTCCCCGCTGGCGACCATCGTGCTCGTCATACTCACCCTCTTCGGCGCGCTGCCGGTGTACCGCCGGGTGGCGGAGGAGAGCCCGCACGGCGAGGGCTCGATCGCCATGCTGGAGCGGCTGCTGACGTTCTGGAAGGGCAAGCTGTTCGTCCTGACCCTCCTGGGGTTCGCGGCGACCGACTTCCTCATCACCATCACCCTTTCGGCCGCCGACGCCACCGCGCACCTGGTGGAGAACCCGCACCTGACCTCCACCCTGCACGGGCACGAGGTTCTGATCACGCTGATCATGGTCGCGCTGCTCGGAGCCGTGTTCCTCAAGGGGTTCAGCGAGGCCATTGGCGTCGCCGTGGTCCTGGTGGCCACCTACCTCGGCCTCAACGTGATCGTCATGGCCGTCGGCGTGTGGAAGGTACTGAGCGAACCGCACGTCATCACCGACTGGTCGCAGGCGCTGACCACCGAGCACGGCAGTCCGTTCATGATGATCGCCATCGCGCTGGTCGTCTTCCCCAAGCTGGCGCTGGGCATGTCCGGATTTGAGACGGGCGTCGCGGTCATGCCGCACGTCGAAGGCGATCCGGATGACACCCCGGAGAAGCCGGCGGGCCGGATCCGCGGCACGAAGAAGCTCCTCACCACCGCCGCCGTGATCATGAGCGTCTTCCTGATCGTGTCCAGCTTCATCACCACCCTGCTGATCCCCGCCGACGCGTTCCAGCCGGGCGGCGAGGCCAACGGCCGTGCCCTCGCCTTCCTGGCCCACGAGTACTTGGGCTCGGCCTTCGGCACCGTCTACGACATCTCCACGATCCTGATCCTGTGGTTCGCGGGCTCCTCCGCGATGGCTGGCCTGCTGAACCTGATGCCGCGCTACCTGCCCCGCTACGGCATGGCCCCGCATTGGGCGCGTGCCCTGCGCCCGATGGTCATCGTCTTCACCCTCATCGCCTTCCTGGTGACCTGGCTGTTCAACGCCGATGTGGACGCGCAGGGCGGCGCCTACGCCACCGGTGTCCTGGTCCTGATCACCTCGGCTGCGGTCGCCGTGACCATCGCGGCCCGGCGGGCCGGCGAGCGCGGCTGGACCATCGCCTTCGGCGTGATCTCCGCGGTCCTCGTCTACACCACCGCCGTGAACGTCGTGGAGCGCCCCGACGGCGTGAAGATCGGCGCCTGCTTCATCGCCGGCATCATGGCCCTCTCCCTGCTCTCCCGGCTCGCCCGCGTCTTCGAACTCCGTGTCACGGACATCGAGCTGGACGACATGGCCCAGCGGTTCATCCGCGACACCGCCAACCGCACGATCCGGTTCATCGCCAACGAGCCGGACAGCCGTGACCTGGACGAGTACCGGCAGAAGAAGCAGCAGATCCGCGCGGACAACGACATCCCGTCCGAGGACGACGTCATGTTCGTCGAGGTCACCGTCCTGGACGCCTCCGAGTTCGAATCCGGCATGCGGGTACGGGGCGAGGTCCTCCACGACCGCTACCGCGTCCTGACCCTGGAGAGCTCCAGCATTCCCAACGCCCTGGCCGCCCTCCTCCTGTACGTCCGGGACGAGACCGGCCAGCGCCCCCACATCTACTTCGAGTGGACCGAGGGGAACCCGATGGCCAACTTCCTGCGCTTCTTCCTCTTCGGCCAGGGCGAAGTCGCCCCCGTCACCCGCGAGGTCATCCGCGAGGCCGAACCGGACCGCGCCCGCCGCCCGCACGTCCACGCCGGCTGACGTCCGACGCCGACGTCAAGAAGCCGACAGGAATCCCGCCGGACCCTCGCTTGGACGAGGATCCGGCGGGATTCTCACTTCTGTGCCCACTTTCTGGCGCCCCGACCGCAGCATCCGCAGGACCGTACTCGCCCTCGGGGCGGCTCCGCCAGCGCGGTCGCCGACTCCAAGCAGACCCTCCTCTGCACCTACCTCTCCGCCTTCCTCCTCGTGGGCCTGGTCCTCAACGCCACCCTCGGCTGGAGCTGGGCCGACCCGATCGCGGCCCTCGTCATCGCCGCCATCGCGGTGAAGGAAGGCCGCGACGCCTGGCAGGGCAAGGGCTGCTGCGCGACACCCGCCACTGCGGCGGTCGCGCCGTCCGCCGACTCCGCGACGGACGCGTGCGGGCTGCGGCCCCGGCTGCGACTGCTGTTCCTGAACCCGTGCGATGCCTCGTACGCGGGGCGCGGTGAGTGTGATGATCGCGCTTGCGTGCGGCACGGGTCCGGCGCACAGGAGAGAACATGAAGCCGTACCTCGCCGTACCTCTGGTGCTCATCGCACTGCTCATCGCCGTCTCCGGGGTGGCCGCGGTCGCCCGTGGCTGGGTACTTCCCATGAACCGGCGCCACGTCCACAGCCCTCGCGTCTACGGATGGGGTCAGTTGGTGGCGGCCCTGGCACTGTGCTGGCAGGTGCTCTTCGGGCTGGTGATCAGCGATTCCGGGACCCGGCACTGGGGCACCCTGACCGGAGGCGCGATTCTGGTCGTCGGCCTCATGGTGATGATGGTGGGCCAGTTGGCGGGTGGCGGTCGGGAAGGCAGCGGCCACTCGATGGTGGTCCCGATGAGACTGGCGGCGACGATCCGCCGGATTCCGGATGGAGCCTGCG contains these protein-coding regions:
- the kdpB gene encoding potassium-transporting ATPase subunit KdpB: MAPATAQHVPPGLGTPPRTPVNRPSRKRSGQVNMLEPELLAASAREAVGKLHPRELVKKPVLFVVAVGSVLTTLSALVHPSVFTWVISVWLWLTVLFANLAEAVAEGRGRAQAESLRKARTDTVALRLNHWTYGANLRRAETEAVTPAELQPFDFVLVEAGELIPADGDVVDGAAMVDESAVTGESAPVLRESGGDRTGVTGGTTVLSDSIVVRVTSRPGNSFIDRMIALVEGATRQKTPNEIALNILLAALTVIFILIVVTIQPMAAYAGAAQSTTVLVALLVTLIPTTIGALLSAIGIAGMDRLVQRNVIAMSGRAVEAAGDINTLLLDKTGTITLGNREAAAFIPLPGVEHVKLADAAQLSSLADETPEGRSVVALAQQYGLQPAVAEDLSNPRFTEFSARTRMSGVNLSWDNGAGCAIRKGAVKQVCDWVVARGGTVPSEAADWSAAVSESGGTPLLVAVHDWDGPRVLGIIHLKDVVKDGIRERFAELRAMGIRTVMVTGDNELTARAIAAEAGVDEYLAEATPEDKLALIKREQAGGKLVAMTGDGTNDAPALAQADVGVAMNTGTSAAKEAGNMVDLDSNPTKLIEIVEIGKQLLITRGALTTFSITNDVAKYFAIIPAMFTAAYPGLGALNIMGLSSPTSAITSAIIFNALIIVALIPLALRGVRYRPASAHDLLRRNLGVYGLGGLILPFVGIKLIDLLVSTVPGLG
- a CDS encoding APC family permease, whose product is MATPARSSRLRAWMLEGLTADTSSPAAKESAAQPHGRPWWRVMCLTGLDYFSTLGYQPGIAALAAGLLSPLATIVLVILTLFGALPVYRRVAEESPHGEGSIAMLERLLTFWKGKLFVLTLLGFAATDFLITITLSAADATAHLVENPHLTSTLHGHEVLITLIMVALLGAVFLKGFSEAIGVAVVLVATYLGLNVIVMAVGVWKVLSEPHVITDWSQALTTEHGSPFMMIAIALVVFPKLALGMSGFETGVAVMPHVEGDPDDTPEKPAGRIRGTKKLLTTAAVIMSVFLIVSSFITTLLIPADAFQPGGEANGRALAFLAHEYLGSAFGTVYDISTILILWFAGSSAMAGLLNLMPRYLPRYGMAPHWARALRPMVIVFTLIAFLVTWLFNADVDAQGGAYATGVLVLITSAAVAVTIAARRAGERGWTIAFGVISAVLVYTTAVNVVERPDGVKIGACFIAGIMALSLLSRLARVFELRVTDIELDDMAQRFIRDTANRTIRFIANEPDSRDLDEYRQKKQQIRADNDIPSEDDVMFVEVTVLDASEFESGMRVRGEVLHDRYRVLTLESSSIPNALAALLLYVRDETGQRPHIYFEWTEGNPMANFLRFFLFGQGEVAPVTREVIREAEPDRARRPHVHAG
- a CDS encoding APC family permease produces the protein MSMHMEKSTTAGQAPGTEEPPDIGARTQVVEDPHRLTALQGLAALSLDAMASVAYGPESIVLVLAAAGAYGLGFTLPVTLAIAALLAVLVASYRQVIAAFPDGGGSYAVAKRHLGRRTSLVAAASLILDYVLNVAVSVTAGVAALTSAFPELYPERVWICLAVLVLVTAVNLRGVVDSAKAFLVPTAVFVGSILAMVVVGLFRDGPVSTASAAGHASVLGEGATTVGALLLLKAFAAGCSALTGVEAVANAVPSFRAPAARRAQRTEVALGALLGVMLIGLSVLIGRFHLQPVEGVTVLAQLADASFGHNAAFYVVQFATMVLLALAANTSFGGLPVLMSLLARDNFLPHVFALKADRQVHRHGVVWLALVSAALLVFSGGDTNTLVPLFAIGVFVGFTVCQIGMVRHWRGERPRGWRAKAALNGFGALLTGVSAVVVTATKFTEGAWLIVLALPLIVLAFEKIHRAYAQIGERLELGRIPQAPLRSRSLVVVPVSGLSQLTCQALTAARSLGDEVLAVTVTHPVPEDQQAAEALRRDWELWKPGVELVEVPSSTRSLGRPVSAYVRELTETHPGTQVTVLIPETEPAHLWQRMLQNQRGSVVAHAVRRDTDAVICRLRFRITDDVR